GAAAACCCGCATGGGGGAGCCCAGCAGCGAATCTAGGGGCAGAGCCTGCTTTGTGGGATGAAAGAGCTCAGCTGAGCCCCTCTGCCATCTCGGGAGCTTCTGAACATGCCCAGCAGACGTGGCACTGAGGTGAcgaggggctggggacactgACACCACCCGCACCAAGAGGGACGCCCATCTCACCCTGGTGAGCTCGGAGCTGGCTTCGGCACGGCCGCGGGCTTCAGTGCCGGTTTCTCCGTGCTCGCCCTCGGCTCCGGGGCTGAGCGGGGGACGTGCCCTGCCCTGGTGCCAGCTGCAGAGCGGGGAGAGAGGACAGCCAGCGGTCAGCAGAGCTTGGGgatgggcagcagcaccccgggACAGCCCAGAGGAACCCAGACAGAGGGGATTGCTCAGCCCTATTGCCCAGGCAGAGCATCGGCAGCATCGCGCCCGATTTCCCCCTGCTCTTGTGGCTTggcttccctctccccccactGCATCGCTCACTCCGAGGGGCTTCATTTGAGCAcggcagctgctggtggcactcACCGCGCCGCCCCGTCGGCTCGTCCCACGCAGACGTACACCTCGCACCGGGGTGCTACGATGCGGACGGCGTCCCAGGGCCCACCCGGCTCTGCGTCGGGGCCAGCGCTGCGCCCTGCCACCTCCACGGCATGCTCctgcggggagggggaggatgCAGCGGTGCCGTCACCGCGGTGAagatgaggaggaaggaaaacacagctCCCCTGGGAAACACCTTGCTTCTTCTACCTCCTCCGAGAGCAGGATGGTTTTGGAGGCTCTCGGAGAAAGCGCATGTGGATGTGAGCTCGGGGAACCcccctcactgctgctgctccctcgCCACGCAGACAGCCCCAGGAGAGGACGCAGCACCCAGAAGAGGATGATTTCCACAGGGCAGGTTgcggccccagcccctgcacctTGGCATCTCCCCCCGGTTACCTGCAGGGCTTCGGAGCGGCAGTGGGGGGCCTGCGCCGCCCTCCCTCCAGCATCTCGCCCGTGCCGGGATTCGCTCAGAGGCAGCTCTGAGCAGGCAAAGGGCTGCAGTAACCTTAGAGGGCCCACGACCAGGGGTAGAGGGCAGGAAAGAGAGCGGGAGGCTCATTACTATTTCATGATCCCAGGCCAGTTGCTCTGGGAGGGCAGCGAACAACACGAAACCCTCCGCGAACATGAAACCGGCTGATGCCTGGTTGGATGCAGCTTGCCGCAGCCAAGCAGCTCGTGCTGAAGGACCGGGTTGGACTGAGGCATCCAGAGCCCCAAATCCCATGAGATTTATCCCCTTCCACCTTCCCTCTGGGAACAGCTCGCTGCAGCAAGGTCTGCCAGGACCCTACTTTAGGTGAGGTGGGCTGTGGATGCCAGCAGGCGCCAAGCAGGGATTAAATCCAGGGTTGGTCCCTGCTTTGCCAATCCCCTTTCCCCTGGAAAGCCCGGCTGAGCCTTTCCATTAGGGATTTCCACCTCTGTGGAATCCTAAGGCAGAACAAAGAGGCCCTCGATGCAGCATTCACAGCCTCCAGGTGGGATGGAGGAGCTCACCTGGTTAGCGTGCTGGTGAGCCCCTGCGGCGCGGAaacagtgctggcacaggctCTTCGCGAATACGTTGGCCTCGAAACTGGCGCAGGGCACGTCACCCAGCGAACCCGACATCACCCATAGCGGGGACGAGGATGCCGTGGCtgccgggctgcggggagcagcccggaggaagaggaggaaggaacgGCAGTGGAAAGGCAGCGCTTCCAACCCCCCTCCCCGGCTCAGGCTCCTGTGGAAGCACAAATGTTATCCGCAGGGTGAAGTTTGCTGCTCTTGGCTGGCAAAGCTGGAATCGAAGGGCATCCAGATGCGAGGCCATCAGCACGACCCACGTAATTGCACATAATAAAAGGGTATGTTCCAGCAGAGGCCTTTTTTAGAAGGGGGCACTGCTCTGCACCCTCAAACGACTGCTGACACAGTCAGTTTGGGAGTCCCTGAGGACGGAGGGAACAATGCTCAGgtcctgctttttttctttgcagaaagttTTCTTAATTCAAGCTCTGCTAAAAGGCACAAAAAGGAAATCTTTCTTATGTTGCTCATAAAGAGCTATCTATTAGCATCTTAGGACATTTGGAAACCCACTAAGGCTTTTCCTAAGCTTATTGATCCCACTAAAATATCTGAGACCTATGAGATAGTTACTGGCAACACTGCGAAGGGCAACAAGCATTGCTAGCACAGCAGCCGGGCTCCACACGTATATCCTGGCTTTCCCTCAAGCATCCTGCACATCATCACCTCCTCTATCCCTCCTGGTTTGAGGATGAGCCCTTTAATTTGGGGATGGGATCCATGCCGGGATCTGCTGAACTCATcccagcagaagggcaggagaTCAGTGTGGGGATGAGCCCAGCATCCCTGATGTGAGCGTGCCACTGCTCCCCTAAACGTGGATGCTCGAGTCAGAGCAGCTGACTGAGACTACGTGCCAGCTGTCAGTGGCAGAACCGAGCTGTAACTTGTGCCTGCCAGTGCTCTCGCTTGCAGGGCTGCAAATTGCATGCACCAGCGCTGCCCTTGCAGTCTCCCTCCTTGCACTCAGGCATGTTTTCTTGACTCAGTCACACCGGACGTGAGCCTAGGCACTGACCTGcaagggaggcagcaggaaagAGCCAAACATCGCCATCCACCACTGCCCACGGATTGTCACCCGTGGCCCACAGTGTGTCACTGCCTGATGGGCAAATCATCACTCTCACATCCCATGGGGCGCTTGGGGCCTGCTGCCAGGGTCATGCTGCGCCCCCCCATGGCCTCTGACACGCATGCATACAGCCAGGCAGCCGGACCCgctgctcccagtgcctcccagtgcttCCCAGTATCCCCAGTACCTCGACTCCCCCACGGCTCCCAGGACCTCGCTGCCCGCCGAGCTCCCCCTTGAATGAAGCTCGCCGTGGGAACTGCGGGCAGCGAGGCCACACCCCCTCCCCTCTCATTGGCCACCACCCAGCATTCATTTGAATACCGCCCTCTGATTGGCTGGCTGGCGGCGCGCCGGCGCCACGTGTACGGGCACCCACGTGTCGGCGGCAGCGGGAGGGCGATCGAcccgggccgggctgggctcGGTGGCCCCGGGGCTACGGCTCGCCCCCGGCCCTCGGTCCCTGGCCCCCGGTCCTCGCCCTGCGTCTCCCCGCGGCTCCATCCCCTCCGTCCCGGGGCAGGCCCGCTGCTCCCCCCGCAGGCATCACCCCAGGAGCAGGTTAAGGCGGGTAGGACCAGGCAAGCACCAGGGTAGCCCAGAGTGCCCACAGCCCAGCGCCGGTGTGGGGTGGCCCTACCCACAGTGCTCCCCGGAGAGCTTCGGCTGATCTGGGCATTGCCCACGAGCCCTGCGTGGGCCTCTCTTGGCCTGTCCTCAGGTGCTCCTGCTACAGATCAATTTACTTCTCTGCCCAGTCCTCATGagcattaaaatatacataaatctCAGTTTTGCTCCATTAATTCCCCAAAGTTCTCATCTCTTTCCCAGTAACTTCTCTCCCTGGTTCCTTTCTGCAGGCAGAAGTGGGACCGCGCTGGATGCAGCCTGGAGCTCGATACGCTACTTAGGAGCAACAAGCACAGAGCAATGATTGATACAAGCTCGTGCACACACCGCAACTCCATCTGTGCACTGAGCTCCAATTCTTCCACAGCCGTCTGCCCTTTTCGGCTCCCGGCCTGCTTTTGATCCCCTCTAATCCcaattatatttttgtgtggAAGTCACAGGCTGGTATGAACCGTGATGTGTCTGGGATCTCGTATCCCTCACCCAACGTAGCCCAGTTCCACCCCGTAACACAGACACTGCGCCAGGGAGGAGTCAGGAATTCACGTTACAAAATCAAGCTTGGATCGATCGGATGGAGAAATCAATACCGCTGCCAGCAACACTGGTGGTTGACTCCATGTAGGATTTCACggttatgtttgtttgttttccatatacTTACTTGAAAACAGCTTCCAAGAGGAACCTGAAGTTTTCAGAGCGTGGAGAAGCTGTTGGAAATTTCAGCTGACACTGGAGAAAGGCTCGGAAGTTATTAGGGCCGGGGAAACAAGCAAACTAAAAGGGCGATTCTTCTAAATCGCCTGGCAGTAAAACCACAAACACTTAAACGCTGTTGAGGCCACTCAAGGTCCCGTCAGGATTATAATGAGGTGCTTCAGAGCTGTCCCACTGCCATCCCAGGCTTTCTGTGAGCCAGAAGAGGCAACCCAACCCCAAGTTCACCCTCGGCATTTCGGCAGGCTTCACAGCTGTGACAAACACGGGAACTGCAAACAGCGGCCATTCCAGCTCCAGAGCAAACTCCTTGGGGACAAAGTGCAGTCACATCCCGCCTCTGGTCTCCCGGCGAGGCATCGCATGCCGCGCCGCGGAGGAGGGAAGGCTGCTGCGTGACCCCGACCACCGTGGTCCCAGCGTTGGACCAGCCCAACCACCATTTCAGACCTTCGCTGCTTCTCATTTGCTCACgtctgcattatttatttatttttgcattacCCCTTATCCTCCTCCCCAACACACTGAAGGGCTTCTCTGTACGTTTGCGTGCGCACACAGGTGTGCGTGCCCCTAAAAACCCGCTGAGATACCCATCAAATACGCCATCAGCTTTACAGGCTGCTGGCCATTACCGTTGACGCGCCTCCACAAAGCCCCAGGCGTGGTTACTCTTCCCCCTCCCATTTCTGGCGTGGGGAATCCACTCACCCATCGCCGAGTTTCCAATTTTCGGGGAGGGATTTTGGCCATAAAGGCCTTTTCCCCGTCGTCATTTCTTTGCCAGCACACAtgcaggaagggaggaggcCCCATCACGGTCAAGAGCTGACAGCCAGACGGCCGCCACCTCCTGCAGACACTCCGGGACAGAGGTAAGCTCAGTTTTGCCAAAACCATTTCCCACAGTCCCAACCATGCAAACATTtattcccccccaccccttcttGAAGGCACCTGTGCTAAAACATATACACGGAGGTCCCCAGAAGAAAGACAACGGCCCTGAGGTGAagggcagcctctgctgctcccaccccaggGAGGGCCACACGCACACAGCAAGGGCATTAAGGGATTTTGTTCTCCTCTGAGCTATCGGGACTGGGATCGGCACAGTCAGCAGACAATGCAATGAGCCGTTCCTGCTCTGGCGCGTTCTGTATTACCACAGAACGCCTCCCGGCTATTCCCTTTCCTGGGCACCAGCGGAGATTCTTACAGCAACAGGAGGCATCTACCCTCTTCTCAGCTGGTACTGGCATTAGCACAGCTGCTGTCAGACTTCaagtcatgtttttctttagcaaaaTTTATAAAGATTTACTCAGGGAATCACTAAATTTCACCGGGGTCAGGTAccgaccccccccccaaaaaaaaataccacaaataTTCAGGTGTGACACTGGAGAAGAAACACACGAGACAAGAAAATTCCACGTCTTCACGGAAGAAGGATTTACTGTAGAGCAGAAACACCAAGGCACTGGTGCTTGAGTGGGAGCAGAGCTCTTCCTGGTTTCACAAGTTGCCCTGGTGGTGTGCCTGCTGCACTCAGCGCTAGATCCCCTCCTTTGATAAACCAAGATAAAACCTCTggaaggggaggctcagggacAGAAGGGTTATGCCAAACAGAGAATCTGACCGCCAGCACGAGTTTTTAGAGACTTCAGGGCAGACACTTAGGTTGGagacactgcagaaataaataggCAGAGCATCTAGTGCCCCTGGCCAGCACTCAGGTGAGAGAAGGGCTGAACTGGGCTCACTGCTGGTCAGAGAGCCGAGTAAACAAGGTCCTTGCCCGTGATGAAGAGACCACAAAGAGCAGCAGGTCAGATGCAAACTGTCCCAGCGGctgctctgagcaccaggctCTCCGTTAATCCTGGTCGCAGCCCATTTTGCCCGTCAGTCTCCGTCGCTGAGTCTTGGTGGTTCGCCTCATGGCGGGTTTCTGGATTTTCTGCCGTGGGCCTTGCCCACGTTGGGGTCGCTTTCCTTTTGACTTTTTCCGGCTGTGCATGTGCAGTGTGGCGGTAAGAGCAGAGATCCTGGGCAGggcaagaaaagagaaatgtttggGGACCAAATCTACAGGAGCAAGGCAACACCACAACAACAGCAGGACAGACTTGTGTGGCCCAGAAGGAATGGATGCTAGCAATCGCGTGTCCCAGGGGAGCTCTGCTGTGCCAGGCATCATCCTGAGAGGGCAGAAAACTTGAGCTTTTTGAGCAGCGTGCAGCCCAGCCATCAGAGAGTTAAGTAATTCTCTGCAACCCCAAAGCAGCTGTAAAGCCTGGATACTCAAAAATGCAGAGAATGCCAAAGCTTTAAGCTTTAGGGTCATTTGACCTTCCTCCTAGGTACAAACTCTGCACCCTGCAACACACCCTTCCCTGCATTATCTGACAAGGAGGAGGACAAGACAAACAGTTCAGGGCAAAGCCCACCCTGcaccatctcctcctcctgctgctgtcatcAGAGATCAATGCGATAGGAACAGAGTGTCCCAGGCAGGCTTGCGCTCTGCCGCTGCCctctgctggctcctgcccacCGGCATCCTAGACACACAGCATCCCCCCTCCGGCAACAAGATCCTCCCGGATCAGCTCACAGAGCCTAGCAGCAAGAAGTTGAATGAATTTATACGTACTTTTCAGACAGGAGGGGGTTTCTGGACTTCTTGGGCACTGTTCTTACAGGCTTGTTCACCACTTCTTCCCCCTTCTCTTCTGAACCATCactttttcccttaaaaatgaaaaaacatcgttaaaaaaactattaaaataggCAGTCATTATTCCAGTGTTTCTGCTGCCTTCTTGATTTCATCCTGTTTAGTGAAACATCAAGACTTTAACTCTCAGACAGCCATTCTTGTTCAAGTCTCACGGTTTCTTACTGGGGCCATTCAAACAGGGACAACCAGTACAAAGTCCTACATTATTCCACCCCAAGAACCAACAACTTCAGCATGATATTAATGGACACACAATTGAAGCCTAACCTATGAATTGAAGGTTTcagctttccccccccccctcttaaaataatcttaaaactTCTTTGCgtggattttcattttaaaagatgcccttaaaaatataaaaagctaaCTACTCAACACAGGCAGTTCGCCAAAAATTAAACCCAGCCACAAAGATCAAAAGGGTCATGTCAACTTGTGCCATAATACCTTTATGAAACAAACATGAGATCTCAGTTAATATCTGTTCCAAAAATAGAAATGACCCCAACCAGAATCAAATGGTTTCTTTATTTGTGGTCCAAACATGGGATCACAGAGAGCAAAATCCCTCCTCACCCTAGCAGTAATTTTTCCTGGACAGACCACAGGAAAGACACGTTGGATCGTCCATGCAGTGAAGCCTATATTTTCTCACTGCTTGTGTCAtgcctgctttgaaaatattatgcTCTCGCCATCCACCTCTGTGGCACCTTCTACTAACACAAGATCAGTTCACAAAGGACTCCAGGGTGGTTTGGAGTGAGGGGTTCAAGTACAACACTTCTCCACAAACACTGCGCCACTaagaaatatgtaaattatGAGTTTCCTTTTTCATCCATGCTCCCAGCCAGCTGCAAGTCTTTTGGTCATTCCTACCTAGCCAGCCCCCAAAATGTCTAAGGCTGATACTATGAGAGAGGCAGCACGTGGCCGTACCTCAGGGGTGGTCAGTCCCAGCTGGCGTGCACCTGAGAGGTCCAGGTCACTGATGGTGGTCACCGTTACAATGTGGTTTGGGTGGTCGATGTTCACTGACTCTGTCCGTGAGGTTACCAAGTGCTCCAGCTCATCAAACTCTTCTGGggagataaaaaaaacaaaacaaaacaaaaacccacttAACTTTCCGCaaggtgcacacacacattacTGCGCGTCATACTGGAGGGGAAGACCCACACAGGCTGCTGCCCAGATTCCTGAGGGGATGCGAGAAGAGCGAGGTGCCAACCCTGTGGGGCAGCACTACTACCCCACAGGCAGACCCCTAGCTTCCTGGCATGTTCAGTGCCTCTCCAGTTCCTCACAGGCTCCTCTGACACCCTCCCTGCTGTGACAGAGCCCAAATCCTGCGACCGAAGAGCACGTACCGAGCGCTTCCTCCCTCTCGCTCAGCATCTTCAGGTACTCCTTGTGCCGctgagggaggaaaacaagacaCTGCAGCACCCCTGATAAACCAGGTACCCATCCCATCCCAATTCCTCGCTCGGGAGGAACCTTTTCTCCCCAAAAGCTAGAAGGGGGGAACCCGAGGGCCCCGGCGAGCGGTCGCGGCGTGCCTGCCCCCCAGCCCGGGCTCCCTCTGCCATGGCGAGGGGGGGGGCTTCTCAGAGAGCTGGGGGGGCTGTACCTCctccttcatcttcctctgctcctccttcagcttctttttgATCTCCTCCAGGGCCACCTTCCTCCGCTCCACCTTCCGTTTGTGGAAGCCGGTCAGGTACTCCCTGGAAGAGAGGAAACCTTCAGCTCCCAGCGCCTCTCCCCagacccgggggggggggcttcccCGGCACTCCCGCCCGCTCTCACCTCCGCCTCTCCTCATCGAAAGTCACCACCAGCCGCGAAGCCGCTCCCCCCGaccccttcttcttcttcttacgccccatggctgccccacgCGGCTCCTTGTCCCACCGCCCGCCCCTTCCGTCGCCTCCCGGCCGCGAGGGGCGGTGCGGCGCGACATGGCGGGGGGCgtcccccggcccggcccggcccggccccgcccgccATTTTGTGCCTCGCCTCGCTCCGCCGAGTGTGATGGGGGCGAGCCGCCCCTGGGGCGGTGTGGGGACCTGTGTGTGTCCCCCCGCCGTGTCATTGCACACTTCTTTCCCttggggtgggagcaggagaggggagCTGACGTCGTGGGCCTCGCTGGTGTCATCTGCCAGCTCCTGAGGCTTCTTCAGGCTTCGGTGCCTCCAGCTCGTGCCCCCCTTCAGGATGTTCGCAGCAGAGTTGTTAAAAAGCTCTTGTTGTGCTGCTTTGTGCGGCTGGTGTGGTACGTGCGCCATCCCCATGAGGTTTGCTTACAGCGTTTCACTTCCATGTGTCTATAATAAAGGTCTGAAAGGATTTCAAGGTGCCTTCATTGTCTGGTGTCAGTGGCACATGTACCACTCCTCTTGGGGAGGTGAGCGTGAGGATGGGTCTCAGCTCTGAGGCTGAGCCTCCAGGATGCAGGACCTGTCCAAGCAgccatagaatcataaaggtttgAAATGACCTTCGGTActatctggtccaaccatccccctactaccaacatcacccactaaaccatgtccctaagcaccatgccCAACCTatccttgaacacccccagggacagtgactccaccagctccccaggcaacccgtcccaatgcccGACTACTCTCTCTGAGAAGAAACATCTCCAAATTTCCAACTTAAACCACCATTGGCGCAACTTGAGACCAATCCCAccagttatctgtgagaagaggccgacttccagctccccacaacttcctttcaggtagttgtagggAGCAATAAGGCCATGGCAGGAGAGGTCCAAGCACCAGCTGGTGGTGGCGTGGGGACGCCCACCGTCCTCATTGCTAACCGGGGTGACTTTTGCTGAACTTCTGAACCTCTTCTGACCTCTAGTCCTTCCCTTAAAATGGGTGTAAGGCTTGTGTGGTGGCCAGCTGACTTTATGGGAGCTTCCCAAGTGCTGTTGGGTCAGGGACAGAACCAGCCCCAAGCCCACAGAGTGTGACAAGTCCCGACATGGCCCGGCAGCCGCTTGTCCCAAGCCGCCTTGCCTTTATCAGCTCCCTGTCTGCTTGCTCTTTTTTCCTGGGTTGTCCTCTGcccagcagaaatgcagaaaaaccaGTTCTGTGGTTAATTGCTGCACTTCCCTCCACGCCCATGGGGTaggctgcctcctcctccttctcctcctcttttttcaCAGCCTGGGTGCACTTCGTCCTCCAGCCTCTTTAGACCAGCCTGCGCCCTGCCGGCTCAGGTGCAGCCAGGCCTCCGCGCTCCGTCCATCAACCTCACGgcttctcctgcctccctcctccccttccttctgccaGCCCTTCTGGTGCTCTGGTGGCCCCTTCTCCCTTGGGGTGGACTGCAGGTGCAAGACCCAGGCACCTGCCCTGCCCGGAGGCGGGGGTGGCATTCAGATACAATGGCTGGAGGTGAGAAGAGCATGAAGGCCCTGAGGGAGGTgtggagaagagcagaaaactCTTTGTGCGCAGACTGCAGGAAGCCGGGTGAGTCCCCGAGGGTTGCTGGAGGACAGGTCAGAGGCAGGACTTGGTCTCTTGGTCTCATCCTGGCCTGGCCGTGCTTTGGAGCAACCTATGGAAGGAGGATTGTGAGCACGGGAAGGGATGATGCTGGGAGGGCAGTTGTTGGGAGCTGTGCAGTGCCCTGCAGCTCTCATGGTGTGGGCTGGTCCAGACTGAAGAGGACCCCAGAGATGAGATAGCAAGGGAGGAGTAAGGAGATGCAGCACTGGTGGGAAGGACAGGGACACAGCAGTGCCAGAGGAGCAGGGCCTGTGCAGTGGCAGCACTGTGGGTTGGAATCATGGTGGATCTCAGATACAAATCAAGGTCATGCCCAGTCAGGACCCGACAGGAAAGCTCGCAGTGAAAGCCTAACCGCTCCACAAAGAAGGCGTGATTCAGGAGAGCACGGTCTTTTCTGTGACTCAGTGCTGAACTGACAACCTTCCACAGGCGCCTGGGAGATGTCTTTCAGTGAAGAGCTTGTCCTCTTGAAAGGGTACTGCTTTGAGGTATTACAAGCACTGCTAAAAAATGCCCACTGTACTCCTCCCAAAAGGGGTGTGTtcttaaaatcttaatttttccCTGGATGATTTTGGTTTTAAGGTTGCTTTTCACTTCCTGAGCTAAATACTGTTGTGGGTTTGCTGTGTTGCACTAAACAGCTCCTGGAGTCTATTCGCAGAGGTGGTTGCATTTTTGTCTCAGATGATTCTTTACCCAAAGGGAGTTTGCAGAGCACTTTGAAGTTTTACAAGGTTCAAGTCAACAGAGATTCATATTAAGCAGTTGAAGCACAGGGAATGAGGCAATATTAACTATACTTTTTCCACACAGACATCTGTACCCTGAGTTAATTAATCCACTCAGGTGGAACCATGGTCATAAAGCTCTCTGTTTCTCAGGGATATGTTCTGAGTTGAGACATTTTCCCTGGGGGAATCTACCACTTCCAGTCATACCCCTTTTTATACTCTCAGATCCTGACTGGGCATCCTCTACCTTGGGTGTCTTTATATGCCTCAGCTGCTCAGGAATTCACCGCAACATCCCTAGCATCAGCAAAGTCAAATCCCTGAAGATGGACCACTGGGATGATGCTCAGGTGAAGGTGAGATTTTTATCCTGTCGGTACGTCAGGTAGGTTGGGTCTAGGCTGTATACTAGTGCTTCTTTTGGCCTTTGGCCTCACCGAGTTGGAGATTAATGTGGTAAGTAGTCAC
The nucleotide sequence above comes from Oxyura jamaicensis isolate SHBP4307 breed ruddy duck chromosome 1, BPBGC_Ojam_1.0, whole genome shotgun sequence. Encoded proteins:
- the NOL12 gene encoding nucleolar protein 12, producing MGRKKKKKGSGGAASRLVVTFDEERRREYLTGFHKRKVERRKVALEEIKKKLKEEQRKMKEERHKEYLKMLSEREEALEEFDELEHLVTSRTESVNIDHPNHIVTVTTISDLDLSGARQLGLTTPEGKSDGSEEKGEEVVNKPVRTVPKKSRNPLLSEKISALTATLHMHSRKKSKGKRPQRGQGPRQKIQKPAMRRTTKTQRRRLTGKMGCDQD